Proteins found in one Mangifera indica cultivar Alphonso chromosome 15, CATAS_Mindica_2.1, whole genome shotgun sequence genomic segment:
- the LOC123197797 gene encoding phenolic glucoside malonyltransferase 1-like — protein sequence MASSNTIKIQEVSQVTPFSDSTTEFSLPLTKYDTVWFNFPPVERLYFYQITDLTPHFFHSFIIPDLKHSLSLALLQYLPLAGNLIWPQDAPKPFIYYSPDDGVSVTVAESTADFNSISDNGIHEAAELHPLIPRLVTSDDKAAMIALQITLFPNQGFCIGITTHHAILDGRSSTMFIKSWAYLCKQLGEDLEEEPSLSPQPIPSFDRSVITDPTGIDMEYVNNWVAYTNTRSLKLLPNIVPNTDWVRATFELTRDDIQKIRNQVLLIFNKEKEEEQEQFHLSTFVLTLAYAFVCFVKARRGDDDREIIYGFTADYRTRLDPPVPLNYVGNCVMPHYFYATARDFTDENGVAFAAEKLSDVIKALERGELEGRKDTLSRLMPLIKALSEGVQGLSVAGSTQFDVYGSDFRWGRPRKVEIVSIDRSGALALAKSRDKTGVVEIGVALKKKEMDVFASLFVDGLKD from the coding sequence ATGGCATCTTCCAACACCATTAAAATACAGGAGGTTTCTCAGGTTACGCCTTTCTCCGACTCAACCACTGAGTTTTCTCTTCCTCTGACAAAATACGATACGGTTTGGTTCAATTTTCCTCCAGTTGAGCGCCTGTACTTCTATCAAATCACTGACTTAACCCCTCATTTCTTCCACTCTTTCATCATCCCTGACCTAAAGCACTCTCTTTCCCTCGCTCTCCTTCAGTATCTTCCTCTCGCTGGTAATCTAATCTGGCCCCAAGATGCCCCAAAGCCTTTCATCTACTACTCCCCAGACGACGGGGTTTCTGTCACCGTTGCAGAATCTACCGCCGACTTCAATTCGATTTCTGATAATGGAATCCATGAAGCTGCTGAGCTTCATCCTTTAATCCCCCGGTTGGTGACATCTGATGACAAAGCAGCGATGATCGCTTTACAGATAACTTTGTTTCCAAATCAAGGATTTTGCATCGGAATAACAACTCACCATGCTATACTTGATGGGAGAAGCTCAACCATGTTTATCAAGTCTTGGGCTTATCTATGCAAACAATTAGGTGAAGATCTAGAAGAAGAACCTTCTTTGTCACCACAACCGATCCCGTCTTTTGACCGATCAGTCATCACAGATCCCACCGGAATCGACATGGAGTATGTCAACAACTGGGTTGCTTATACCAACACACGAAGCTTGAAGCTTCTGCCAAACATTGTACCGAATACCGATTGGGTTCGAGCCACATTCGAGTTGACCCGTGATGATATTCAGAAAATAAGGAATCAGGTGTTGCTTATATTTAATAAGGAGAAGGAAGAGGAACAAGAACAGTTTCATTTATCAACTTTTGTGCTGACATTGGCATATGCATTCGTCTGTTTCGTTAAAGCTAGAAGAGGGGACGATGACAGAGAAATAATTTACGGATTCACAGCAGATTACAGGACCCGCTTAGATCCCCCAGTTCCATTGAATTATGTTGGCAACTGCGTTATGCCACATTATTTCTATGCAACCGCAAGAGATTTCACAGATGAAAACGGGGTTGCCTTTGCTGCAGAGAAGTTAAGCGATGTGATCAAAGCACTAGAAAGGGGAGAACTTGAAGGAAGAAAAGATACACTTTCAAGGCTGATGCCATTGATAAAAGCTCTGTCCGAAGGAGTACAAGGTCTGTCGGTAGCCGGGTCCACTCAGTTTGACGTCTACGGATCCGATTTCAGGTGGGGGAGACCCAGGAAGGTAGAGATTGTGTCGATAGATAGGAGTGGAGCCCTTGCTTTGGCGAAAAGCAGAGATAAAACCGGCGTTGTCGAGATTGGTGTAGctttgaagaagaaagaaatggaCGTTTTTGCTTCTCTATTTGTTGATGGGCTGAAAGATTGA
- the LOC123197525 gene encoding malonyl-CoA:anthocyanidin 5-O-glucoside-6''-O-malonyltransferase-like, producing MASFNNVKIQEVSKVTSFSDSITEFSLPLTFYDTYWFNFPPVERLYLYQITHLTPHFFYSVILPDLKHSLSLTLLHYFPLAGNLIWPQDAPKPYIHYSPDDGVSVTVAESTADFSLLSGNGVHEAVEFHPLIPQLVTSDDKAAVIAVQITLFPKQGFSIGITTHHAILDGRSSTMFIRSWSYLCRQLGEDHEEKPSLLPELIPSFDRSVIRDPTGIDMEYVNNWVAYTNTRSLKLLPNVFPNTDWVRDTFELTREDIQKLRNRVLLILNKDDKRDKEPGQLHLSTFVLTLAYAFVCMVKARGGEDNRGVIFGFPADYRTRLDPPVPLNYVGNCVMPHYCTATARDLEGENGFAFAAEKLSDQIKSLESGELKGTKDTLSTMLVWMKALSGEVQGIGVAGSTQFDIYGSDFRWGRPRKVEIVSIDRSGAIALNKSRDKTGGVEIGVALKKQEMDIFASLFVKGLNDDN from the coding sequence ATGGCGTCATTCAACAACGTTAAAATACAGGAGGTTTCTAAAGTAACTTCTTTCTCCGACTCCATTACTGAGTTTTCTCTCCCTCTGACTTTTTACGACACTTATTGGTTCAATTTTCCTCCTGTTGAACGCCTTTACTTGTATCAAATCACTCACTTAACCCCTCACTTCTTCTACTCAGTTATCCTCCCAGACCTCAagcactctctctctctcactctcctCCATTATTTCCCTCTTGCTGGTAACCTTATCTGGCCCCAAGATGCCCCAAAGCCTTACATCCACTACTCCCCGGACGACGGCGTTTCGGTCACTGTTGCAGAGTCTACCGCCGACTTCAGTTTGCTCTCTGGTAATGGCGTTCATGAAGCTGTGGAATTTCATCCTTTAATCCCTCAATTGGTGACTTCTGATGACAAAGCAGCGGTGATAGCTGTACAAATAACTTTGTTTCCGAAACAAGGCTTCTCCATCGGCATAACAACTCACCATGCTATTCTTGATGGGAGAAGTTCAACCATGTTTATCAGGTCTTGGTCTTATTTATGCAGACAATTAGGTGAAGATCATGAAGAAAAGCCTTCTTTGTTACCAGAACTAATCCCGTCTTTTGACCGATCAGTCATTAGAGATCCCACTGGAATCGACATGGAGTATGTCAACAACTGGGTCGCTTACACCAACACACGAAGCTTGAAGCTTCTGCCAAACGTATTTCCGAACACCGATTGGGTTCGAGACACATTTGAGTTGACCCGCGAAGACATTCAGAAACTTAGGAATCGGGTGTTGCTTATATTGAATAAGGATGATAAAAGGGACAAAGAACCAGGACAGCTTCATTTATCAACTTTTGTGCTTACATTGGCATATGCATTCGTGTGTATGGTTAAAGCTAGAGGAGGAGAAGATAACAGAGGAGTCATTTTCGGCTTCCCGGCAGATTATAGGACCCGTTTAGATCCTCCAGTTCCATTGAATTATGTTGGCAACTGCGTTATGCCCCACTATTGCACTGCAACAGCAAGAGATTTGGAAGGAGAAAACGGGTTTGCTTTTGCTGCAGAGAAGTTGAGTGATCAGATAAAATCACTAGAGAGCGGAGAACTCAAGGGAACAAAAGATACACTTTCAACGATGCTGGTATGGATGAAAGCTCTGTCCGGAGAAGTACAAGGCATTGGAGTAGCCGGGTCGACCCAGTTTGACATTTACGGGTCAGATTTCAGGTGGGGGAGACCCCGGAAGGTAGAGATTGTGTCTATAGATAGGAGTGGAGCTATTGCTTTGAACAAAAGTAGAGATAAAACTGGCGGTGTGGAGATTGGTGTGGCTTTGAAGAAGCAAGAAATGGACATTTTCGCTTCTCTATTTGTTAAAGGGCTTAATGATGACAATTAG
- the LOC123197798 gene encoding phenolic glucoside malonyltransferase 1-like, producing MIVINWLIYLKKKKDNLSLFQSLSPFIDFMASTDMDKIHEVTKVFPPSLSATEISLPLTMYDTLWFKFHPVERLFFYQITDLAHHFFYSEIIPKLKQSLSLTLSHYLPLAGHLIWPQDAPKPFIYYSSNDGVSVTVAESTADFTRLSGNGIRDAVELRPLTPELLTSDDKAAVISIQITLFPNQGFCIGLSSHHAVLDGKSATMFIKSWSYLCKQSDKDANLLLELIPSFDRTVIKDPTGIDMAYINNWFSFTKSDPKKRSLKVLQTIGGNPNRVRATFQLSRDDIKKLRNKVLSMVEQNTGKQSKQLHLSTFVLTCAYVFVCLVKAKGGEDNRGTMLGFAADYRSRLEPPVPANYVGNCVMSHAMVATKGDYTKEDGVAFVAEKLSDMIRGIERGELEGTKETLENYIEMMKSVPGGIMLGLAGSIQFDVYGSDFGWGRPKKVEIVSIDRGGAIGLAKSRDESGGVEVGLVLEKQEMEAFASLFVDGLKN from the coding sequence ATGATCGTGATAAACTGgcttatttacttaaaaaaaaaaaaggacaatcTAAGTCTTTTCCAATCTTTATCTCCTTTCATTGATTTCATGGCGTCAACCGATATGGATAAAATCCATGAAGTGACAAAAGTCTTTCCTCCCTCGCTCTCCGCCACCGAGATTTCCCTGCCTCTTACCATGTACGACACACTCTGGTTCAAGTTTCATCCTGTTGAACgtcttttcttttatcaaatCACTGACTTAGCCCATCATTTCTTTTACTCGGAGATCATCCCCAAGCTCAagcaatctctctctctcactctctcccATTATCTCCCTCTCGCCGGCCATCTAATCTGGCCTCAAGATGCCCCAAAACCTTTCATTTACTACTCCTCAAATGATGGCGTTTCGGTCACAGTGGCTGAGTCCACCGCCGACTTCACTCGCCTCTCCGGAAACGGAATTCGTGACGCTGTTGAGCTACGTCCTTTAACTCCGGAACTGCTGACATCTGATGACAAAGCAGCGGTGATTTCTATACAAATTACTTTGTTTCCGAATCAAGGGTTCTGCATCGGCCTATCATCTCACCATGCAGTTCTTGATGGGAAAAGTGCAACGATGTTTATCAAATCTTGGTCTTACCTATGCAAACAATCAGATAAAGATGCCAATTTGTTACTGGAGCTAATCCCTTCTTTCGACCGAACCGTCATCAAAGACCCTACTGGGATCGACATGGCGTACATCAACAACTGGTTTTCTTTTACCAAATCGGATCCCAAAAAACGGAGCTTAAAAGTTTTGCAGACTATTGGAGGCAATCCCAACCGGGTTCGAGCGACCTTTCAGTTGAGCCGTGATGATATTAAGAAACTAAGGAATAAAGTATTGTCCATGGTAGAACAAAATACAGGGAAGCAATCAAAACAGCTTCACTTATCAACCTTTGTGCTCACATGTGCTTATGTATTCGTTTGCCTGGTTAAAGCGAAAGGCGGAGAAGATAACAGAGGTACTATGCTTGGCTTCGCGGCCGATTACCGGAGCCGTCTGGAACCTCCGGTTCCGGCGAATTACGTTGGCAACTGCGTGATGTCTCATGCGATGGTGGCAACAAAAGGAGATTACACAAAGGAAGATGGGGTTGCGTTTGTTGCAGAGAAGCTAAGCGATATGATCAGAGGGATAGAGAGGGGAGAACTTGAGGGAACAAAAGAGACGCTAGAAAATTACATAGAGATGATGAAATCAGTGCCAGGAGGTATAATGCTTGGATTGGCCGGGTCGATCCAGTTTGATGTATACGGGTCGGATTTTGGGTGGGGGAGGCCGAAGAAGGTAGAGATCGTGTCGATTGATAGGGGCGGAGCTATTGGTTTGGCCAAGAGCAGGGATGAAAGCGGCGGTGTTGAGGTTGGTCTGGTTTTGGAGAAGCAAGAAATGGAGGCTTTTGCATCTTTATTTGTTGATGggctaaaaaattaa
- the LOC123197800 gene encoding malonyl-CoA:anthocyanidin 5-O-glucoside-6''-O-malonyltransferase-like: MASSNTMKIQEVFKVTPFSDSTAEFSPPLTLYDTFWFNFPPVERLYFYQITGLTHHFFNSVILPNLKCSLSRTLLHYLPLAGNLIWPPDAPKPCIYYSPTDGGVSVTVAESTADFNSLSGNGVRAVAELHPLIPQLLTSDDKAALIAIQITLFPNQGFSIGITTHHAMFDGKSSTTFIKSWAYLCKQGKDHEENPSLSPELIPSFDRTIIKDPAGIDLEYINNWFGYTNSRSLKVLPNIIPNSDCVRATFELTREDIQKIRNRVLFMLNKDDEKEEDRAPEQLHLSTFLLTLAYVFVCMVKARRGEDNRSVIFAFTADYRTRLSPLVPLNYVGNCVMPHLCTATARDLTEENGIAFVANKLSAVVKGLERGELEGRKDTLSRVLIALKAMLEGVQGLSVAGSTHFDVYGSDFGWGRPNKVEIVSIDRSGAVALAKSRDRSGGVEIGVALEKQEMEVFRSLFADGLKDNM, translated from the coding sequence ATGGCATCTTCCAACACCATGAAAATACAGGAGGTTTTTAAGGTTACTCCTTTCTCCGACTCAACCGCTGAGTTTTCTCCCCCTCTGACACTATATGATACGTTTTGGTTCAATTTTCCTCCGGTTGAACGCCTCTACTTCTATCAAATTACTGGCTTAACTCATCATTTCTTCAACTCAGTTATCCTCCCCAACCTTAAGTGCTCTCTTTCTCGAACTCTCCTTCATTACCTCCCTCTTGCTGGCAATCTAATCTGGCCCCCAGATGCCCCAAAGCCGTGCATCTACTACTCCCCAACTGATGGCGGCGTTTCAGTCACCGTTGCAGAGTCTACCGCCGACTTCAATTCGCTTTCTGGCAATGGAGTCCGTGCAGTCGCCGAGCTTCATCCTTTAATCCCTCAGTTGTTGACCTCTGATGACAAAGCAGCGTTGATAGCTATACAAATAACTTTGTTTCCAAATCAAGGGTTTTCCATCGGCATTACAACTCACCATGCTATGTTTGATGGGAAAAGCTCAACCACGTTTATCAAATCATGGGCTTATCTATGCAAACAAGGTAAAGATCACGAAGAAAACCCTTCTTTATCACCAGAACTAATCCCGTCTTTTGACCGGACTATCATCAAAGATCCCGCCGGAATCGACCTGGAGTATATCAACAACTGGTTCGGTTATACAAACTCACGAAGCTTGAAGGTTTTGCCAAATATAATACCCAATAGCGACTGCGTTCGAGCCACATTTGAGTTAACCCGTGAAGATATTCAGAAAATAAGGAATCGGGTATTGTTTATGTTGAATAAAGATGATGAAAAGGAGGAGGATAGAGCACCAGAACAGCTTCATTTATCAACTTTTTTGCTAACTTTGGCATATGTATTCGTCTGCATGGTTAAAGCCAGAAGAGGGGAAGACAACAGAAGTGTTATTTTCGCATTTACAGCAGATTACAGGACCCGTTTATCTCCTCTGGTTCCATTGAATTACGTTGGCAACTGTGTTATGCCACATCTGTGCACTGCAACAGCAAGAGATTTGACAGAAGAAAACGGGATTGCCTTTGTTGCAAACAAATTGAGCGCTGTGGTGAAAGGTTTAGAAAGGGGAGAGCTTGAAGGAAGAAAAGATACACTTTCAAGGGTGTTGATTGCTCTGAAAGCCATGCTTGAAGGAGTACAAGGCCTGTCGGTAGCCGGGTCGACCCATTTTGACGTATACGGGTCGGATTTCGGGTGGGGGAGACCGAACAAGGTGGAGATTGTTTCAATAGATAGGAGTGGGGCTGTTGCTTTGGCCAAGAGTAGAGATAGAAGCGGTGGTGTTGAGATTGGTGTGGCTTTGGAGAAGCAAGAAATGGAAGTCTTTAGATCTCTATTTGCCGATGGGCTAAAAGATAACATGTAA
- the LOC123197526 gene encoding phenolic glucoside malonyltransferase 2-like, translating into MTLFHPNKIRHALVNVSSCRTPFFNSVILPNLKQSLSQTLLHYLPLACNLVWPQGSPKPYIYYSLNDGVLLTVAECNANYSTCLFDNQIHEASELRPFIPELFSSDDKAAIVSIQITLFPNEGFSIGISTHHAVLDGGSSTMFIKSWAFSCKLLQEEEEEEVFSLPPELTPCYDRTLIKDPNGIDMESKQLRLSTFVLAYAYVFVCFIKTKKVEDDASVIIAFTADYRTRLDPPISMNYFGNCVMSHAAVEKAREVKEENGIAFVAEKVSDMIKEIGNGVLEGREDTLMKFMRMKAKYTEAQGFGIAGSTQFDMYGSDFGWGRPKRVEIVSIDRSGAIGLTRSGEESGGVEIGVVLGKQEMENFASIFVDGLKYL; encoded by the exons ATGACCTTGTTTCATCCCAACAAAATTCGACACGCTTTGGTTAATGTTTCCTCCTGTAGAACGCCCTTTTTCAACTCAGTTATCCTCCCCAACCTCAAGCAATCTCTCTCTCAAACTCTCCTCCATTATCTCCCTCTCGCCTGTAACCTCGTCTGGCCACAAGGTTCCCCTAAACCATACATTTACTACTCCCTTAACGACGGCGTTTTACTCACTGTCGCCGAGTGTAACGCCAACTACTCTACCTGTCTGTTTGACAATCAAATTCATGAAGCTTCAGAGCTTCGTCCTTTCATACCTGAGTTGTTTAGCTCTGATGATAAAGCAGCGATAGTTTCAATACAAATAACTTTGTTTCCAAATGAAGGATTCAGCATCGGCATATCAACTCACCATGCCGTACTTGATGGGGGAAGCTCAACCATGTTTATCAAGTCTTGGGCTTTTTCATGCAAACTACTtcaagaagaggaagaagaagaagtctTTTCTCTACCACCGGAATTAACCCCATGTTATGACCGGACTCTTATCAAAGACCCTAACGGGATCGACATG gaatcaAAACAGCTTCGCTTATCCACTTTCGTGCTTGCATATGCTTATGTCTTCGTCTGCTTCATTAAAACCAAAAAAGTAGAAGATGATGCTAGTGTTATTATCGCCTTTACAGCCGATTACAGGACCCGTTTAGATCCTCCAATTTCGATGAACTACTTCGGCAACTGTGTAATGTCACATGCAGCCGTCGAAAAAGCAAGGGAAGTtaaggaagaaaatgggatCGCTTTTGTTGCAGAGAAGGTAAGCGACATGATTAAGGAGATAGGGAATGGAGTTCTTGAGGGAAGGGAGGATACACTAATgaagtttatgagaatgaagGCTAAATATACAGAAGCACAAGGCTTTGGGATAGCAGGGTCAACCCAATTTGACATGTACGGGTCGGATTTCGGGTGGGGAAGACCAAAGAGAGTAGAGATTGTGTCAATAGATAGAAGTGGAGCAATTGGCTTGACAAGGAGTGGAGAAGAAAGTGGTGGTGTTGAGATTGGTGTGGTTTTGGGGAAGCAAGAAATGGAGAATTTTGCTTCCATATTTGTTGATGGgctaaaatatctttaa
- the LOC123197342 gene encoding nuclear transport factor 2-like — MALQTTSPPSAQMVGNAFVEQYYHILYDSPESVYKFYHDSSVLSRPDPTGEMTSVTTLEGINEKILSLDFKNCKAEIKTADAQNSHSGGVSVLVTGCLTGKDNLRRKFAQSFFLAPQDNGYFVLNDIFRYVEDNEVLEKYAVNNVDDTTAVPSFPDSEPVHHADHPSSDPLSSHLEEDQNVSGKIYEPSEEKKSVNDEESIMESPLDAVEEDTSVMVESASFLAQDDAPKKSYASIVKVAKGGSGPTKVYVATNTANLTPKKTENQSIGSASSVLPSDTYASVDTDFPETSEAQERVEGHSIYIRNLPLYTKSAELEAEFKRFGPIKLRGIQVRNSKGYCFGFVEFLSSTSVDNAIQASPIIIGGQEADIERKKTTRVGSSRGRYPPEREKFWNDNSRGRGNYGGGRSFGRNQYGNFGDFSGRSKGSFGRGERYQRGRGRGNRTGEQRQTVSASNSEQ, encoded by the exons ATGGCCTTGCAAACGACAAGTCCTCCCAGTGCCCAAATGGTTGGAAATGCTTTTGTTGAGCAGTATTACCATATTCTATATGATTCTCCTGAGTCAgtgtataaattttatcatgatTCAAGTGTGCTAAGCCGACCAGATCCCACCGGTGAAATGACATCAGTGACAACCCTGGAA GGTATAAATGAGAAGATTCTTTCCTTGGATTTTAAGAACTGTAAGGCTGAGATAAAAACTGCTGATGCTCAGAACTCCCATAGTGGTGGAGTATCTGTGTTAGTAACTGGATGCTTGACGGGCAAGGACAACTTGAGAAGGAAATTTGCTCAATCATTCTTTCTTGCCCCACAAGACAATGGTTACTTTGTTCTGAATGATATTTTTAGGTATGTAGAAGATAATGAAGTATTGGAAAAGTATGCAGTCAATAATGTTGATGACACCACAGCAGTCCCCTCATTcccggattcag AGCCCGTTCATCATGCTGATCATCCCTCATCTGATCCATTAAGTTCTCATTTGGAAGAGGATCAAAATGTTTCTGGAAAAATCTATGAACCTTCAGAAGAGAAAAAATCGGTGAATGATGAGGAGTCTATTATGGAATCACCGTTAGATGCAGTTGAAGAGGACACTTCTGTCATGGTTGAATCGGCTTCCTTTTTAGCCCAAGACGATGCTCCAAAGAAATCTTATGCATCAATT gttaAAGTTGCAAAAGGTGGTTCAGGGCCAACCAAAGTTTATGTAGCTACTAATACAGCAAATTTGACTCCCAAGAAAACTGAGAATCAATCAATTGGATCAGCATCATCTGTTTTACCGTCTGACACATACGCTTCAGTTGATACTGATTTCCCTGAGACTAGTGAAGCTCAAGAGAGAG TTGAGGGTCACTCTATTTACATTCGAAATTTGCCCTTATACACGAAAAGTGCTGAGCTTGAGGCAGAGTTCAAGAGATTTGGACCAATCAAGCTAAGAGGTATTCAAGTTCGAAATAGTAAG GGATACTGTTTCGGTTTTGTCGAATTTCTGTCCTCAACTTCTGTGGATAACGCAATTCAG GCTTCACCTATCATTATTGGAGGGCAAGAGGCTGACATCGAGAGAAAGAAAACTACTCGAG TTGGCAGTAGTAGAGGTAGGTATCCTCCTGAGAGAGAGAAGTTTTGGAATGACAACTCCAGGGGACGCGGAAATTATGGTGGTGGACGAAGTTTTGGAAGAAATCAATATGGGAACTTTGGGGATTTCTCTGGTCGAAGTAAGGGTTCATTTGGGCGAGGTGAGCGTTATCAGCGAGGGAGAGGGAGAGGTAACCGAACAGGTGAACAAAGGCAGACAGTTTCTGCATCAAACTCTGAACAATAA